A region from the Aeromicrobium choanae genome encodes:
- a CDS encoding O-methyltransferase gives MSAPAEVPDLVARALDLSRRRGFITSTRSETGRLLATLAATRHGTLAELGTGCGVGSAWLSSGAPKGAHIVTAELDPGLAEDVQGIFHDAANVEVTCGDWTVLEQYAPFSLLFVDVRDVMASIDVLADLLEPGGIAVLDDFVPSPFWPPIVDGQVDSVREQWLTDERFIAVEMLIDPDASLIIATRR, from the coding sequence ATGAGCGCACCGGCTGAGGTCCCCGATCTGGTCGCGCGCGCCCTGGACCTGTCCCGGCGCCGTGGCTTCATCACCTCGACGCGCAGTGAGACGGGCCGCCTGCTGGCGACCCTGGCCGCCACCCGCCACGGCACCCTCGCCGAGCTCGGCACCGGCTGCGGAGTCGGCTCGGCCTGGCTCTCCAGCGGTGCCCCGAAGGGCGCCCACATCGTCACTGCCGAACTCGATCCCGGGCTCGCCGAGGACGTGCAGGGCATCTTCCACGACGCCGCGAACGTCGAGGTGACCTGCGGCGACTGGACCGTGCTGGAGCAGTACGCCCCGTTCTCGTTGCTGTTCGTCGACGTCCGCGACGTGATGGCCAGCATCGACGTCCTGGCCGACCTGCTCGAGCCCGGCGGGATCGCGGTGCTCGACGACTTCGTGCCCTCGCCCTTCTGGCCGCCGATCGTCGACGGTCAGGTCGACTCCGTGCGCGAGCAGTGGCTCACCGACGAGCGCTTCATCGCCGTCGAGATGCTCATCGACCCCGACGCGAGCCTCATCATCGCCACGCGACGCTGA